In one Arachis duranensis cultivar V14167 chromosome 9, aradu.V14167.gnm2.J7QH, whole genome shotgun sequence genomic region, the following are encoded:
- the LOC107465540 gene encoding uncharacterized protein LOC107465540: MRKGNNSGNYRNPCLTMHQPWASLLVYGIKHVEGRSWPSPITGRLWIHAASKVPDESTIKAMEYFYKEIYALNGVTDIKFPEHYPVSRLLGCVEVVGCLKREELAGWDMVPEGVRLEAQTDYCWLCEQPQKLLIPFEMRGYQGVYNLERKIHDAAVRGLSPVKGPLPVKFPLPDPRDMFSLKPGCIATLTPNVKAAEVDKSSSISAAIAGARAAATQFSKKDQNSPSTSWNNTHEETENARSYNLRSRTRSMPKNNASPSELTDKFNNGALPLSQEENSNFDKSEGSSSDNQSSVADLQPPTKGSLEYREKSNCDRYEGRSKDNQSTGTESDSRHFPRPPSKIFAAALKNLKQ; this comes from the exons ATGAGAAAAGGGAACAACTCTGGCAATTACCGAAACCCATGTCTCACTATGCACCAGCCTTGGGCATCTCTTCTCGTTTATGGCATCAAGCACGTCGAGGGCAGGTCCTGGCCTTCTCCCATCACTG gTCGTCTCTGGATTCATGCTGCTAGTAAGGTCCCAGATGAGTCCACTATCAAAGCAATGGAGTACTTCTACAAAGAGATTTATGCCCTCAATGGCGTCACTGACATCAAGTTCCCTGAACACTACCCCGTTTCTAGGCTTCTTG GATGTGTCGAAGTTGTTGGCTGTTTAAAGCGTGAGGAGCTTGCTGGCTGGGACATGGTTCCTGAAGGG GTAAGGCTAGAAGCACAAACTGATTACTGTTGGCTATGTGAACAACCACAG AAATTGTTGATTCCTTTTGAGATGCGGGGATACCAAGGTGTTTATAACTTGGAGAGGAAG ATCCATGATGCTGCAGTTAGAGGTTTATCACCAGTGAAAGGTCCATTGCCAGTGAAATTTCCACTTCCAGATCCACGAGATATGTTTTCGTTAAAGCCAGGTTGTATTGCCACGCTTACTCCCAATGTAAAAGCAGCTGAAGTGGACAAATCATCAAGTATAAGCGCAGCCATAGCTGGGGCACGAGCAGCAGCTACTCAGTTCTCAAAGAAGGATCAGAATTCCCCTAGCACTTCTTGGAATAATACACATGAGGAGACAGAAAATGCAAGATCTTATAATTTACGATCACGGACAAGATCTATGCCAAAGAATAATGCATCACCCTCTGAATTAACTGACAAATTCAATAATGGGGCACTGCCATTGAGTCAAGAAGAGAACAGCAATTTTGACAAGAGTGAGGGAAGTAGTTCGGATAATCAATCATCTGTTGCTGATCTGCAGCCACCCACTAAG GGGAGTCTGGAATACAGAGAGAAAAGCAATTGTGACAGGTATGAGGGAAGAAGTAAGGACAACCAATCTACTGGTACAGAATCTGATTCAAGACATTTTCCACGTCCACCATCTAAG ATTTTTGCAGCAGCATTGAAAAACCTGAAGCAATGA